In one Pseudomonadales bacterium genomic region, the following are encoded:
- the rpmE gene encoding 50S ribosomal protein L31 — protein sequence MKPDIHPEYQDIKATCSCGNVIETRSTLSSDIHLDVCSACHPFYTGKQKMMDTGGRVERFRKRFGTRGLSK from the coding sequence ATGAAGCCGGACATCCACCCCGAGTATCAGGACATCAAAGCTACCTGCAGCTGCGGTAATGTGATCGAAACCCGCTCGACGCTCAGCAGCGACATCCATCTGGACGTATGCTCCGCCTGCCACCCGTTTTATACCGGCAAGCAGAAGATGATGGATACAGGCGGACGGGTTGAGCGCTTCCGTAAGCGTTTCGGTACGCGCGGCCTGAGCAAGTAA